In one window of Clarias gariepinus isolate MV-2021 ecotype Netherlands chromosome 10, CGAR_prim_01v2, whole genome shotgun sequence DNA:
- the trpt1 gene encoding tRNA 2'-phosphotransferase 1, whose amino-acid sequence MDGHHRGKGKRGRGGRGHRDESRDVRLSKALSYALRHGAAKMGLNMGSDGFVFVDELLAHGQFRSFALEDVERVATTNDKQRFKLQNHPESGRLQIRANQGHTVQVEDLELTAVVPDAPDCPREAVHGSYMKYWPSIRSQGLHRMKRTHIHLAPGLPGEGQVISGMRHNCDLAVYINVPKALADGIQFYWSENKVLLTPGDTDGVLSPRYFLRAQRLKPSACDLDLE is encoded by the exons ATGGACGGACATCATCGCGGGAaaggaaaaagaggaagaggGGGACGAGGACACCGAGACGAG TCCAGAGATGTGCGTCTGTCTAAAGCCCTGTCCTACGCCCTGAGACATGGTGCTGCTAAAATGGGTCTTAACATgggttcag ACGGCTTTGTATTTGTGGATGAACTCCTCGCTCATGGACAGTTCAGATCATTTGCACTAGAAGATGTAGAAAGAGTTGCCACCACAAACGACAAACAGCGCTTTAAACTGCAAAATCACCCTGAGAGTGGACGCCTACAGATCCGGGCAAATCagggacatactgtacag GTTGAAGACCTGGAATTGACAGCTGTGGTTCCAGATGCGCCAGACTGTCCACGGGAGGCCGTTCACGGCTCCTATATGAAGTACTGGCCATCAATTCGTAGCCAGGGCCTGCACAGGATGAAGAGAACTCACATTCACCTGGCACCCGGGCTGCCCGGAGAGGGACAAGTTATCAGTG GAATGAGGCATAATTGTGATCTAGCTGTGTACATCAATGTCCCCAAAGCTCTAGCAG ACGGAATTCAGTTTTACTGGTCAGAAAACAAAGTGCTGTTGACACCAGGTGACACTGACGGTGTGTTATCTCCTCGATATTTCTTGCGGGCACAAAGACTGAAACCTTCAG cATGTGATCTTGATCTGGAATAA
- the fermt3b gene encoding fermitin family homolog 3b isoform X1: MAAWDLSVIVEELGLDAPPVKISVTSDLHIGGVILKIVEKTQIQQDWSDHALWWEQKQQWVLRTSWTLDKCGIHADARLIFTPQHKPLRLGLPNGVTLRLHACFSSTVFRTVQEICKILNIRHPEELSLLRPVEEKKKKKDKDSGKEEYDLTDIPLTSGISCICVSENHYYTVTLTKIYILSKHLKNLTIPSGSVPALYDGMPAHFADSPKTEAVYKILSVCQPSPAPEAISKLYRPASKVDKTHINTRWLDSSRSLMQQGVQENDKLWLRFKYYTFHDMQPKYDEVRLTQLYEQARWAILLEDNDCTEEEMMLFGALQYHIGKLSLSQNISSNQGMDDLESALKSLEVKMVGDSNINQLENMTPPELHDYLKIFRPRRLTLRDYKQYWFKFQDTSIFYYKSQEESYGEPIQQMNLKGSEVSPDVNIAGQKFCIKLLIPVPEGMMEVYLRCENEKQYSEWMAACKLASKGLTLLDSSYQNEVKNIQTFLSMQRSSSSASTAQADDSINTLSLVSPRYTKKYKAKQLTPRILEAYQNVAQLSLTEAMLKFLQIWQSLPDFGISYFMVRFKGSRKDEVLGIANNRLIRIDLGVGDVVKTWRYNNMRQWNVNWDIRQVAIEFDGNINIAFGCVDADCQVVHEYIGGYIFMTTRARQTSDTLNEELFHKLTGGHEAL, encoded by the exons ATGGCGGCGTGGGACCTGTCAGTCATTGTGGAGGAATTGGGCCTTGATGCTCCACCTGTTAAAATCAGTGTAACCTCTGACCTCCACATAGGTGGGGTCATTTTGAAAATTGTAGAAAAAACAC AGATACAGCAGGACTGGTCAGATCATGCGCTGTGGTGGGAGCAGAAGCAGCAGTGGGTCCTGCGAACATCCTGGACACTCGATAAATGTGGTATCCATGCAGATGCCCGTCTGATCTTCACACCCCAACACAAGCCTCTGCGGTTGGGTCTTCCCAACGGAGTCACCTTGCGGCTCCATGCCTGTTTCTCCAGCACCGTGTTCCGCACTGTCCAGGAAATCTGCAAGATTTTGA ATATCCGCCATCCAGAGGAACTGTCTCTGCTAAGGCCAgtggaggagaaaaagaaaaaaaaggacaaagatTCTGGGAAGGAGGAGTACGACCTTACAGACATACCATTGACCTCAGGTATTTCATGCATTTGTGTATCTGAAAatcattattatactgtaacacTTACCAAAATATACATCTtatctaagcacttaaaaaaccTTACTATTCCTTCAGGGTCAGTTCCCGCTCTGTATGATGGCATGCCGGCTCATTTTGCCGACTCCCCTAAAACTGAGGCTGTTTATAAGATTCTGTCTGTGTGCCAGCCCTCTCCTGCTCCGGAGGCCATCTCTAAACTCTACCGACCAGCCAGCAAGGTGGACAAAACACACATCAACACCAG atGGCTGGATTCATCACGCTCACTCATGCAGCAGGGAGTTCAGGAGAATGACAAGCTCTGGTTACGCTTCAAATACTACACATTTCATGATATGCAACCTAAG TACGACGAGGTGCGTCTGACACAGCTGTATGAGCAGGCACGCTGGGCGATCCTGCTGGAGGACAACGATTGCACTGAGGAAGAGATGATGCTGTTTGGAGCTCTGCAG TATCACATAGGCAAACTATCATTGTCTCAGAATATCAGCTCCAACCAAGGCATGGATGATCTGGAATCTGCCCTGAAATCACTTGAGGTCAAGATGGTTGGAGATAGCAATATAAACCAACTG GAAAACATGACGCCTCCAGAACTGCATGACTATTTGAAAATTTTTCG GCCCAGAAGACTAACTCTGAGGGACTACAAACAATACTGGTTCAAGTTTCAGGACACTTCTATCTTCTACTACAAGAGCCAAGAAGAAAGCTATGGAGAGCCAATTCAGCAAATGAATCTCAAAG GCTCTGAAGTGTCTCCTGATGTGAACATAGCAGGACAGAAGTTTTGTATCAAACTCCTCATCCCAGTTCCAGAGGGCATGATGGAGGTGTATCTGCGATGTGAGAAT GAGAAGCAGTACTCTGAGTGGATGGCAGCCTGTAAGCTGGCATCTAAAGGCCTAACcttgttggacagttcttatcAGAATGAAGTGAAAAACATCCAGACCTTCTTGTCCATGCAGCGCTCCAGTTCATCTGCGTCAACAGCACAGGCTGACGACAGCATTAACACCTTGAGCCTTGTTTCTCCCCGCTACACCAAGAAATACAAGGCCAAACAG TTAACTCCACGGATCCTGGAGGCTTATCAGAATGTGGCTCAGCTCTCCCTGACAGAAGCCATGTTGAAGTTCCTCCAGATCTGGCAGTCGCTGCCTGACTTTGGCATTTCTTATTTCATGGTCAG atttaaGGGTAGCCGTAAAGACGAGGTCCTGGGCATTGCAAACAATCGCCTGATCCGGATCGACCTGGGAGTGGGAGACGTAGTGAAGACCTGGCGTTACAACAACATGAGGCAGTGGAATGTCAACTGGGATATACGGCAG GTGGCCATTGAGTTTGATGGCAACATCAACATAGCCTTCGGCTGTGTAGATGCAGACTGTCAGGTTGTCCACGAGTACATTGGTGGTTACATCTTCATGACGACGCGTGCCCGACAGACCAGTGACACACTGAATGAGGAGCTTTTCCATAAACTCACTGGGGGTCATGAAGCTCTTTGA
- the fermt3b gene encoding fermitin family homolog 3b isoform X2 — MAAWDLSVIVEELGLDAPPVKISVTSDLHIGGVILKIVEKTQIQQDWSDHALWWEQKQQWVLRTSWTLDKCGIHADARLIFTPQHKPLRLGLPNGVTLRLHACFSSTVFRTVQEICKILNIRHPEELSLLRPVEEKKKKKDKDSGKEEYDLTDIPLTSGSVPALYDGMPAHFADSPKTEAVYKILSVCQPSPAPEAISKLYRPASKVDKTHINTRWLDSSRSLMQQGVQENDKLWLRFKYYTFHDMQPKYDEVRLTQLYEQARWAILLEDNDCTEEEMMLFGALQYHIGKLSLSQNISSNQGMDDLESALKSLEVKMVGDSNINQLENMTPPELHDYLKIFRPRRLTLRDYKQYWFKFQDTSIFYYKSQEESYGEPIQQMNLKGSEVSPDVNIAGQKFCIKLLIPVPEGMMEVYLRCENEKQYSEWMAACKLASKGLTLLDSSYQNEVKNIQTFLSMQRSSSSASTAQADDSINTLSLVSPRYTKKYKAKQLTPRILEAYQNVAQLSLTEAMLKFLQIWQSLPDFGISYFMVRFKGSRKDEVLGIANNRLIRIDLGVGDVVKTWRYNNMRQWNVNWDIRQVAIEFDGNINIAFGCVDADCQVVHEYIGGYIFMTTRARQTSDTLNEELFHKLTGGHEAL, encoded by the exons ATGGCGGCGTGGGACCTGTCAGTCATTGTGGAGGAATTGGGCCTTGATGCTCCACCTGTTAAAATCAGTGTAACCTCTGACCTCCACATAGGTGGGGTCATTTTGAAAATTGTAGAAAAAACAC AGATACAGCAGGACTGGTCAGATCATGCGCTGTGGTGGGAGCAGAAGCAGCAGTGGGTCCTGCGAACATCCTGGACACTCGATAAATGTGGTATCCATGCAGATGCCCGTCTGATCTTCACACCCCAACACAAGCCTCTGCGGTTGGGTCTTCCCAACGGAGTCACCTTGCGGCTCCATGCCTGTTTCTCCAGCACCGTGTTCCGCACTGTCCAGGAAATCTGCAAGATTTTGA ATATCCGCCATCCAGAGGAACTGTCTCTGCTAAGGCCAgtggaggagaaaaagaaaaaaaaggacaaagatTCTGGGAAGGAGGAGTACGACCTTACAGACATACCATTGACCTCAG GGTCAGTTCCCGCTCTGTATGATGGCATGCCGGCTCATTTTGCCGACTCCCCTAAAACTGAGGCTGTTTATAAGATTCTGTCTGTGTGCCAGCCCTCTCCTGCTCCGGAGGCCATCTCTAAACTCTACCGACCAGCCAGCAAGGTGGACAAAACACACATCAACACCAG atGGCTGGATTCATCACGCTCACTCATGCAGCAGGGAGTTCAGGAGAATGACAAGCTCTGGTTACGCTTCAAATACTACACATTTCATGATATGCAACCTAAG TACGACGAGGTGCGTCTGACACAGCTGTATGAGCAGGCACGCTGGGCGATCCTGCTGGAGGACAACGATTGCACTGAGGAAGAGATGATGCTGTTTGGAGCTCTGCAG TATCACATAGGCAAACTATCATTGTCTCAGAATATCAGCTCCAACCAAGGCATGGATGATCTGGAATCTGCCCTGAAATCACTTGAGGTCAAGATGGTTGGAGATAGCAATATAAACCAACTG GAAAACATGACGCCTCCAGAACTGCATGACTATTTGAAAATTTTTCG GCCCAGAAGACTAACTCTGAGGGACTACAAACAATACTGGTTCAAGTTTCAGGACACTTCTATCTTCTACTACAAGAGCCAAGAAGAAAGCTATGGAGAGCCAATTCAGCAAATGAATCTCAAAG GCTCTGAAGTGTCTCCTGATGTGAACATAGCAGGACAGAAGTTTTGTATCAAACTCCTCATCCCAGTTCCAGAGGGCATGATGGAGGTGTATCTGCGATGTGAGAAT GAGAAGCAGTACTCTGAGTGGATGGCAGCCTGTAAGCTGGCATCTAAAGGCCTAACcttgttggacagttcttatcAGAATGAAGTGAAAAACATCCAGACCTTCTTGTCCATGCAGCGCTCCAGTTCATCTGCGTCAACAGCACAGGCTGACGACAGCATTAACACCTTGAGCCTTGTTTCTCCCCGCTACACCAAGAAATACAAGGCCAAACAG TTAACTCCACGGATCCTGGAGGCTTATCAGAATGTGGCTCAGCTCTCCCTGACAGAAGCCATGTTGAAGTTCCTCCAGATCTGGCAGTCGCTGCCTGACTTTGGCATTTCTTATTTCATGGTCAG atttaaGGGTAGCCGTAAAGACGAGGTCCTGGGCATTGCAAACAATCGCCTGATCCGGATCGACCTGGGAGTGGGAGACGTAGTGAAGACCTGGCGTTACAACAACATGAGGCAGTGGAATGTCAACTGGGATATACGGCAG GTGGCCATTGAGTTTGATGGCAACATCAACATAGCCTTCGGCTGTGTAGATGCAGACTGTCAGGTTGTCCACGAGTACATTGGTGGTTACATCTTCATGACGACGCGTGCCCGACAGACCAGTGACACACTGAATGAGGAGCTTTTCCATAAACTCACTGGGGGTCATGAAGCTCTTTGA